The Mycolicibacterium duvalii DNA window CATCCGGGCGCTGCGCCCGCCGCCGGTGATCAGCGGCTTCGAGCAGCCGATGGGCGCGATCCCGGGGCTCGGCGAGCACACCGATACGGTGCTCTCCGAAATCGGCTTCACGGCAGCGGAGTTGGCGCAGCTGCGTGCCGAGGGTGCGATCGGGCAGGCCTACCGTGGCTGACCAGGTGCTGCTCTGCGCGGACCGCGACGGGATCCGCACGCTGACGTTGAACCGGCCCGAACGCCGCAACGCGCTCGACGCCCGCCTGTGGGTCGAGCTGGCCGATGTCCTGCGGGATACCAAGCGCGACGGTGGTGTCCGCGCGCTGGTGCTCACCGGCGCCGGCGGTGCGTTCTGCTCCGGCGCGGACATCGGAACCGGCGAGCAGATCCATCCGCGTTACAAGCTCGACCGGCTCACCGATGTGGCGCTGGCGCTGCACGAGCTCGCGGTTCCGACCGTCGCCAAGGTCGCCGGGATCGCGGTCGGCGCCGGCTGGAACCTCGCGCTGGGCTGTGACCTGGTGGTCGCCACGCCGGAATCCCGCTTCTGTCAGATCTTCGCCAAGCGCGGGCTTTCGGTGGACCTGGGGGGATCGTGGCTGCTCCCCAAGATCGTGGGTTTACAACAGGCCAAGCGGCTGGTGTTGCTCGCCGACATGATCGGCGCCGAGGAAGCCCTCGGGCTGGGACTGGTCACCTGGGTCAAGGCCGCCGACGAGATCGACGCGTTCGTCGATGACCTCGCCGCGCGGCTGGCGGCCGGACCGCCGTTCGCGCTGGCGCAGAGCAAGGCACTACTCAACGACGGCGCCAACGCGACGCTACGGGAGGCGCTGGCCAACGAGGCCCGCGCGCAACCCGGTAACTTCGCCACCACGGACTCGGGCGAGGCGTATGCCGCGTTCGCCGCGAAGGGCGAGCCCGAATTCACCGGGGCGTGGGCCCTCTACGAGAGTAATCAGGAGTGAGGATCATGCGGGAGACCGTCATCGTCGGGGCCGTGCGCACGCCGGTGGGCAAGCGCAACGGAGGATTGTCCGAACAGCACGCCGCCGACCTGTCGGCGCTGGTGCTCAACGAGCTCGTCGAGCGCACCGGCGTGGACACCGATGTCATCGACGACGTGATCTGGGGCTGTGTGTCTCAGGTGGGGGATCAGTCGAGCAACATCGGGCGGTATGCGGTGCTGGCCGCCGGGTGGCCCGAACACATCCCGGGCACCACCGTCAATCGGGCCTGCGGCTCGAGCCAGCAAGCACTCGACTTCGCTGTGCAGGCGGTGATGTCGGGTCAGCAGGACCTGGTGGTGGCCGGCGGCGTCGAGGTGATGAGTCGGGTCCCGCTGGGTGCCGCGCGCGCGACCGGCATGCCCTACGGGCCGAAAGTGCTTGCCCGATATGACGATTTCTCCTTCAATCAAGGCATTTCGGCCGAGATGATCTCGCAACAGTGGGGGTTCTCCCGCACCCGGCTCGACGAGTACTCTGCGCAGTCCCACGAACGTGCCGCCGCGGCGCAGGATGCCGGTGCTTTCAAAGAACAGATCGTGCCGGTCTTCACCGACGGCGGAATCGTCACCGACGATGAGGGCATCCGCCGCGGCACCACCGCCGAGAAGCTCGCCGGTCTGAAGCCGGCGTTCACCGACGACGGGGTGATCCACGCCGGCAACTCCTCCCAGATCTCCGACGGTGCAGCGGCGCTACTGGTCACCACGGCCGAGAACGCCGTCAACCTCGGTATGACCCCGCTGGTGCGCTACCGCGCCGGCGCCGTCACGGGTGCCGACCCCAAACTGATGCTCACCGGCCCGATCCCGGCGACGGAGAAGGTTCTGCACAAGGCCGGCGTGACGCTCGACGAGATCGGAGTGTTCGAGGTCAACGAGGCTTTCGCACCGGTTCCGCTGGCCTGGCTGGCCGACACCGGGGCCGACGAGGCCAAACTCAACCCGCTGGGCGGGGCGATCGCGCTCGGCCACCCGCTCGGCGCCTCGGGTGCGGTGCTCATGACCCGGATGATCCACCACATGCGCGACAATGCAATTCGATACGGCCTGCAGACCATGTGCGAGGGCGGGGGCACCGCCAACGCCACCATCGTCGAACTCGTCGCTTAGGAGGGCGTGTCCACGTGCGCAGAGATTTGTTCACCGAGGACCACGAGGCGTTCCGGGAGCTGGCCCGCGACTTCGTCGAGAAGG harbors:
- a CDS encoding thiolase family protein, producing MRETVIVGAVRTPVGKRNGGLSEQHAADLSALVLNELVERTGVDTDVIDDVIWGCVSQVGDQSSNIGRYAVLAAGWPEHIPGTTVNRACGSSQQALDFAVQAVMSGQQDLVVAGGVEVMSRVPLGAARATGMPYGPKVLARYDDFSFNQGISAEMISQQWGFSRTRLDEYSAQSHERAAAAQDAGAFKEQIVPVFTDGGIVTDDEGIRRGTTAEKLAGLKPAFTDDGVIHAGNSSQISDGAAALLVTTAENAVNLGMTPLVRYRAGAVTGADPKLMLTGPIPATEKVLHKAGVTLDEIGVFEVNEAFAPVPLAWLADTGADEAKLNPLGGAIALGHPLGASGAVLMTRMIHHMRDNAIRYGLQTMCEGGGTANATIVELVA
- a CDS encoding enoyl-CoA hydratase/isomerase family protein; this translates as MADQVLLCADRDGIRTLTLNRPERRNALDARLWVELADVLRDTKRDGGVRALVLTGAGGAFCSGADIGTGEQIHPRYKLDRLTDVALALHELAVPTVAKVAGIAVGAGWNLALGCDLVVATPESRFCQIFAKRGLSVDLGGSWLLPKIVGLQQAKRLVLLADMIGAEEALGLGLVTWVKAADEIDAFVDDLAARLAAGPPFALAQSKALLNDGANATLREALANEARAQPGNFATTDSGEAYAAFAAKGEPEFTGAWALYESNQE